One region of Triticum aestivum cultivar Chinese Spring chromosome 6B, IWGSC CS RefSeq v2.1, whole genome shotgun sequence genomic DNA includes:
- the LOC123138576 gene encoding tyrosine N-monooxygenase-like yields the protein MDQLFLMAMGLLPVLAFIVLMFMPKPKSKITCVGAMQLPPGNLPEMMLNKPAFRWIHSMMKDMGTDIACIRLGNVLVVPITCPKIASEVLKKQDANFASRPLTFASSTFSGGYKNAVLSPMGDQWRKMRRVLTSKIICPSRHQWLHDQRAQEADNLTSYVYTLATAPSSAVDVRHVARHYCGNVIRRLVFGRRYFGQPRQDGGPGAMEVEHMDAVFTSLGLLYTFCVSDYLPWLRGLGLDLDGHKKIVMEANATVNRLHDTVIDERWRQWKSGQMEELEDFLDVLITLKDAEGNPLLTIEEVKAQSLVRT from the coding sequence ATGGATCAGCTGTTCTTAATGGCAATGGGGCTATTGCCCGTGCTAGCCTTCATCGTCCTTATGTTCATGCCCAAGCCCAAGAGCAAGATCACCTGCGTTGGTGCCATGCAGCTCCCTCCGGGCAACCTGCCGGAGATGATGCTCAACAAGCCAGCATTCCGATGGATCCACTCGATGATGAAGGACATGGGCACCGACATCGCCTGCATCCGCCTCGGTAACGTCCTCGTGGTCCCGATCACCTGCCCAAAGATCGCCAGCGAGGTACTCAAGAAGCAGGATGCCAACTTCGCCTCCCGCCCGCTCACCTTTGCCTCGTCGACCTTTAGCGGCGGGTACAAGAACGCCGTGCTGTCCCCCATGGGCGACCAGTGGAGGAAGATGCGTCGCGTGCTCACCTCGAAAATCATCTGCCCCTCCCGGCACCAGTGGCTCCACGACCAGCGTGCCCAAGAGGCCGACAACCTCACAAGCTACGTCTACACGCTCGCCACCGCGCCGTCCTCGGCCGTCGATGTGAGGCATGTGGCGAGGCATTACTGTGGTAATGTCATCCGGCGGCTCGTATTTGGCAGGCGCTACTTCGGCCAGCCTCGTCAGGATGGCGGCCCGGGTGCAATGGAGGTGGAGCACATGGACGCTGTGTTCACGTCGCTAGGGCTCCTCTACACGTTCTGCGTCTCCGACTACCTACCATGGctgcgcggcctcggcctcgacCTCGACGGACACAAGAAGATTGTGATGGAGGCCAATGCGACGGTCAACCGGCTGCACGACACGGTCATTGACGAGAGGTGGCGGCAATGGAAGTCCGGCCAGATGGAGGAGCTCGAGGATTTCCTCGATGTACTCATCACGCTCAAGGACGCAGAGGGGAACCCTCTTCTCACCATCGAGGAGGTGAAAGCACAGTCGCTGGTACGTACGTAA